A single region of the Streptomyces caelestis genome encodes:
- a CDS encoding STAS domain-containing protein: MDRGTVGSAQSGRLLVEVREEGSNAVVTPAGELDHHTADLLREPLEDCLAKGFKRLVIDCARLEFCDSTGLNVLLGARLKAEAAGGGVTLAGMQPVVARVFEITGADAVFSVHDTLEAALADESG; encoded by the coding sequence ATGGACCGCGGGACAGTCGGCAGCGCACAGTCTGGCCGGCTTCTGGTGGAGGTGCGGGAAGAGGGCTCTAACGCCGTCGTGACCCCGGCGGGTGAGTTGGATCACCACACCGCCGATCTGTTGCGTGAGCCACTCGAGGACTGCCTCGCCAAGGGATTCAAGCGCCTGGTCATCGACTGCGCGCGGCTGGAGTTCTGTGACTCCACGGGGCTCAACGTGCTCCTTGGCGCGCGACTGAAGGCTGAGGCCGCCGGTGGTGGCGTGACACTCGCCGGGATGCAGCCGGTAGTGGCCCGCGTGTTCGAGATCACCGGTGCGGATGCGGTTTTCAGCGTCCATGACACGCTCGAGGCGGCCCTGGCCGACGAGTCGGGCTGA
- a CDS encoding ATP-binding protein, giving the protein MSTTRPYSPGDRGPEPSGASGASEGGVPAGDASGEGVAAPSGTTAPPGGRQVRRLSFEGASGVVPLARDFTRQALYAWGWLPAASADQRAAAEDVLLVVSELVTNACLHAEGPDQLRITCDNKVIRIEVADQGTGQPSPRTPHRAGRPGGHGMFIVQRLCLDWGVFRTPGVAGKTVWAELGAPA; this is encoded by the coding sequence ATGAGCACCACCCGGCCCTACTCGCCGGGCGACCGCGGGCCGGAGCCCAGCGGCGCTTCCGGGGCGTCCGAGGGTGGCGTGCCCGCGGGCGATGCGTCCGGCGAGGGCGTGGCCGCGCCGTCCGGAACGACGGCGCCGCCGGGGGGCCGGCAGGTGCGCCGGCTGAGCTTCGAGGGGGCGAGCGGTGTCGTTCCGCTCGCCCGCGACTTCACCCGCCAGGCGCTGTACGCGTGGGGCTGGCTCCCGGCCGCCTCCGCGGACCAGCGGGCCGCCGCGGAGGACGTGCTGCTTGTCGTCTCCGAGCTGGTCACCAACGCCTGTCTGCACGCCGAGGGGCCGGACCAGCTGCGGATCACCTGCGACAACAAGGTGATCCGCATCGAGGTCGCCGACCAGGGCACCGGCCAGCCGTCACCCCGCACGCCGCACCGGGCCGGCCGCCCGGGCGGCCACGGCATGTTCATCGTCCAGCGGCTGTGCCTGGACTGGGGCGTCTTCCGCACACCGGGAGTCGCCGGCAAGACGGTGTGGGCCGAACTGGGAGCCCCCGCCTGA
- the hutI gene encoding imidazolonepropionase: MTPGRSSERPAPEPDPTADQATKDAMSNATTVSPAHSASTASTLITNIAALVTNDPSLGDGTPLGLIQGAAVVIEGDRIAWTGDQSKAPATDNRVDAGGRAVLPGFVDSHSHLVFAGDRTQEFNARMSGRPYSAGGIRTTVAATRAATDEELEANLTRYLAEALRQGTTTFETKSGYGLTTEDESRALRVASRHTAEVTYLGAHIVAPEFAQDPAAYVALVTGEMLDACAPYARWIDVFCEKGAFDGDQARAILTAGTARGLHPRIHANQLSYGPGVRLAVELDAASADHCTHLTEEDIDALANSRTVATLLPGAEFSTRAEWPNARRLLDAGVTVALSTDCNPGSSFTSSVPFCVALAVRDMGMTPDEAVWSATAGGAAALRRTDIGRLTPGAYADLMLLDAPSHVHLAYRPGVPLVTGVWRRGERVL; the protein is encoded by the coding sequence ATGACCCCGGGCCGCTCCTCCGAGCGGCCGGCCCCCGAACCCGACCCCACCGCCGACCAGGCCACCAAGGACGCCATGAGCAACGCGACGACCGTCAGCCCCGCCCACTCCGCGAGCACCGCGAGCACGCTCATCACCAACATCGCAGCCTTGGTCACCAACGACCCCTCCCTAGGTGACGGAACCCCCCTCGGACTGATCCAGGGCGCGGCCGTCGTCATCGAAGGCGACCGCATCGCGTGGACCGGTGATCAAAGCAAAGCACCCGCCACTGACAATCGGGTCGACGCCGGCGGCCGGGCGGTCCTCCCCGGCTTCGTCGACTCCCACTCCCACCTCGTCTTCGCGGGCGACCGGACGCAGGAGTTCAACGCCCGGATGTCGGGGCGGCCGTACAGCGCGGGCGGCATCCGCACGACCGTGGCGGCCACCCGGGCCGCCACCGACGAGGAACTGGAAGCGAACCTCACCCGTTACCTCGCCGAGGCCCTCCGCCAGGGCACCACCACCTTCGAGACGAAGTCCGGCTACGGCCTCACGACCGAGGACGAGTCCCGCGCCCTGCGCGTCGCCTCCCGCCACACCGCCGAGGTCACCTACCTCGGCGCCCACATCGTCGCCCCCGAGTTCGCTCAGGACCCGGCCGCCTACGTCGCCCTCGTCACGGGCGAGATGCTCGACGCCTGCGCCCCGTACGCCCGCTGGATCGACGTCTTCTGCGAGAAGGGCGCCTTCGACGGCGACCAGGCCCGCGCGATCCTCACCGCCGGCACGGCACGCGGCCTGCACCCCCGCATCCACGCCAACCAGCTCTCGTACGGCCCGGGCGTGCGACTCGCCGTCGAACTCGACGCGGCCAGCGCCGACCACTGCACCCACCTGACGGAGGAGGACATCGACGCCCTGGCGAACAGCCGCACGGTCGCCACGCTCCTCCCCGGCGCCGAGTTCTCCACCCGAGCCGAGTGGCCGAACGCCCGCCGCCTCCTCGACGCGGGCGTCACCGTGGCCCTCTCCACCGACTGCAACCCGGGCTCGTCCTTCACCTCGTCCGTCCCGTTCTGCGTCGCGCTCGCCGTACGGGACATGGGCATGACCCCGGACGAGGCCGTCTGGTCGGCCACGGCGGGCGGCGCCGCGGCCCTCCGGCGCACCGACATCGGCCGCCTCACCCCGGGCGCGTACGCCGACCTGATGCTCCTCGACGCCCCGAGCCACGTCCACCTGGCCTATCGGCCGGGCGTCCCGCTGGTCACCGGAGTCTGGCGGCGCGGTGAGCGGGTGCTCTGA
- a CDS encoding RNA polymerase sigma factor SigF, which yields MSPRLDASRTHKATSTPPPEHLDPINQAETLVTPDDLLAGLPDIPPYEEVDAVDARALSKTLFERLESLEEGTHEYSYVRNTLVELNLALVKFAASRFRSRSEPMEDIIQVGTIGLIKAIDRFELSRGVEFPTFAMPTIVGEIKRFFRDTSWSVRVPRRLQELRLDLAKAGDELAQKLDRAPTVAELAERLGISNDEVVEGMAASNAYTASSLDAQPEEDDSEGALADRIGYEDHGLEGIEYVESLKPLIAELPPRDRKILSLRFVAGMTQSEIGEELGISQMHVSRLLSRTLVRLRKGLTVEE from the coding sequence ATGTCACCCCGGCTCGACGCATCGCGTACCCACAAAGCGACGTCGACACCCCCTCCGGAACATCTGGATCCCATCAATCAGGCTGAGACGCTCGTCACACCGGACGACCTTCTCGCCGGACTTCCGGACATCCCCCCGTACGAGGAAGTCGACGCGGTCGACGCGCGGGCGCTGTCCAAGACCCTCTTCGAGCGCCTGGAGTCGCTGGAGGAAGGCACCCACGAGTACTCGTACGTCCGCAACACGCTCGTCGAACTGAACCTCGCGCTGGTCAAGTTCGCCGCCTCCCGGTTCCGCTCCCGCAGCGAGCCGATGGAGGACATCATCCAGGTCGGCACCATCGGCCTGATCAAGGCGATCGACCGCTTCGAGCTGTCCCGGGGTGTCGAGTTCCCCACGTTCGCGATGCCGACCATCGTCGGCGAGATCAAGCGCTTCTTCCGCGACACCTCGTGGTCCGTGCGCGTTCCGCGGCGGCTCCAGGAACTGCGGCTCGACCTGGCCAAGGCCGGTGACGAGCTGGCCCAGAAGCTGGACCGCGCCCCGACGGTGGCCGAACTGGCCGAGCGCCTCGGCATCTCCAACGACGAGGTCGTCGAGGGCATGGCCGCGTCGAACGCCTACACCGCCTCCTCGCTCGACGCCCAGCCGGAGGAGGACGACTCCGAGGGCGCGCTCGCGGACCGCATCGGCTACGAGGACCACGGGCTCGAAGGCATCGAGTACGTCGAGTCGTTGAAGCCCCTGATCGCCGAACTTCCGCCGCGCGACCGGAAGATCCTGTCGCTGCGCTTCGTCGCGGGCATGACCCAGTCGGAGATCGGCGAGGAACTGGGCATCTCCCAGATGCACGTGTCGCGGCTGCTGTCGCGGACGCTGGTACGGCTGCGCAAGGGGCTGACCGTCGAGGAGTGA
- a CDS encoding LPXTG cell wall anchor domain-containing protein translates to MSYRNRTAVLASAAALAGSAVLMAAPTARAEVVDVNYQCKTPIGDKSAVSPIDIKGVRSGSGYRITMSWQKGVSSSPVELGKGAMTPSATIALGGADSGTLTVTGPANDAALPANTPIKINDLSGTYTPKKSGEVTFTAGVLTIKALGTTTTCTPTNDPDPSLTLDVTAASGGGATGSTQGGGSGSGSGSGAELPQTGPADSAVALGTLGGTLLLAGAAGALWLTRRHQGARARP, encoded by the coding sequence GTGTCGTACCGGAATCGAACCGCCGTGCTCGCGTCCGCCGCGGCCCTGGCCGGCTCGGCGGTGTTGATGGCCGCCCCCACCGCCCGGGCCGAGGTCGTCGACGTCAACTACCAGTGCAAGACGCCGATCGGCGACAAGAGCGCCGTCTCGCCCATCGACATCAAGGGCGTCAGGAGCGGCAGCGGCTACCGGATCACCATGTCCTGGCAGAAGGGCGTCTCCTCCAGCCCGGTCGAACTGGGCAAGGGAGCGATGACCCCGAGCGCCACCATCGCCCTGGGCGGCGCGGACAGCGGCACCCTGACGGTGACCGGCCCCGCCAACGACGCCGCGCTCCCCGCCAACACACCGATCAAGATCAACGACCTGAGCGGTACGTACACGCCGAAGAAGAGCGGCGAGGTCACCTTCACGGCGGGTGTGCTCACCATCAAGGCCCTCGGTACGACGACCACGTGCACGCCGACGAACGACCCGGACCCGTCCCTGACCCTCGACGTCACGGCCGCGAGCGGCGGCGGCGCCACCGGCTCCACCCAGGGCGGCGGCTCCGGCTCGGGATCCGGATCCGGCGCCGAGCTCCCGCAGACCGGCCCGGCGGACTCGGCCGTGGCCCTCGGCACCCTCGGCGGGACGCTCCTGCTCGCCGGCGCGGCGGGCGCCCTGTGGCTGACACGACGCCACCAGGGGGCGCGAGCACGCCCCTGA
- a CDS encoding peptide MFS transporter, with protein sequence MASSLTKDSARPGTPGTEKTFFGHPRGLATLFMTEMWERFSFYGMRALLVVYLLSGGPDAKKGSMGGGLGMDLATTTAIYSVYLSMVYLLAMPGGWLGDRVWGPRKTVTIAALTIMSGHLVLALPGGQAPFFAGLALVALGSGLLKANISTMVGHLYDGPDDPRRDGGFTIFYMGINMGAFFAPLIIGTVGQQVSWHLGFGLAAVGMGIGLAAFLIGTRNLSPQSNIVPKPLAAEERASWLRKGLIWLAVAAVFYGVVGFTGHFTLNWAMIPLTVIGLVIPAGVLIRIKRDKELSAVEQSKMTGYIWFFVAAAVFWMIYDQGGSTVQAFGETKASGSLLGFDFPSSWYQSLNPVFIMALAPVFAWFWLWLNRKGKEPSTVAKFAAALFFIGVSFFFFLLPLGMADGDTLVSPMWLVGIYLIQTVGELCISPVGLSVTTKMAPAKYASQMMGVWFLAVTAGDSVTGLLSNPAVGGVDLSGTGAVAVEAVLAALAGFAVYMYRRKVKALMGDVH encoded by the coding sequence ATGGCGTCCAGCCTGACGAAGGACTCGGCCCGTCCGGGCACCCCCGGTACCGAGAAGACCTTCTTCGGCCACCCCCGCGGACTGGCCACTCTGTTCATGACCGAGATGTGGGAGCGCTTCAGCTTCTACGGCATGAGGGCCCTGCTCGTCGTCTACCTGCTCTCCGGCGGCCCCGACGCCAAGAAGGGCAGCATGGGCGGCGGTCTCGGCATGGACCTCGCCACCACCACGGCGATCTACTCGGTCTACCTGTCGATGGTGTACCTGCTCGCCATGCCCGGCGGCTGGCTCGGCGACCGGGTCTGGGGTCCCCGCAAGACGGTGACGATCGCGGCCCTCACGATCATGTCGGGACACCTGGTCCTGGCCCTGCCCGGCGGCCAGGCGCCCTTCTTCGCCGGTCTGGCGCTGGTGGCACTGGGCTCCGGCCTGCTCAAGGCCAACATCTCCACCATGGTCGGCCACCTCTACGACGGCCCGGACGACCCGCGTCGTGACGGCGGCTTCACGATCTTCTACATGGGCATCAACATGGGTGCCTTCTTCGCGCCGCTGATCATCGGCACGGTCGGCCAGCAGGTGAGCTGGCACCTCGGCTTCGGCCTGGCCGCGGTCGGCATGGGCATCGGCCTGGCGGCCTTCCTCATCGGCACCCGGAACCTGAGCCCGCAGAGCAACATCGTGCCCAAGCCGCTGGCGGCCGAGGAGCGCGCGTCCTGGCTGCGCAAGGGCCTGATCTGGCTGGCCGTCGCGGCGGTCTTCTACGGCGTCGTCGGCTTCACCGGTCACTTCACCCTCAACTGGGCGATGATCCCGCTCACGGTGATCGGCCTGGTCATCCCGGCCGGCGTGCTGATCCGCATCAAGCGGGACAAGGAGCTCAGCGCGGTCGAGCAGTCGAAGATGACCGGCTACATCTGGTTCTTCGTCGCCGCCGCCGTGTTCTGGATGATCTACGACCAGGGCGGTTCCACGGTCCAGGCGTTCGGCGAGACGAAGGCCTCCGGTTCGCTGCTCGGCTTCGACTTCCCGTCCTCCTGGTACCAGTCGCTGAACCCGGTGTTCATCATGGCGCTGGCCCCGGTCTTCGCCTGGTTCTGGCTGTGGCTGAACCGCAAGGGCAAGGAGCCGAGCACCGTCGCCAAGTTCGCCGCGGCGCTGTTCTTCATCGGCGTCTCGTTCTTCTTCTTCCTGCTGCCGCTGGGCATGGCCGACGGCGACACGCTGGTCAGCCCGATGTGGCTGGTGGGCATCTACCTGATCCAGACCGTCGGTGAGCTGTGCATCTCGCCGGTCGGCCTGTCGGTGACGACGAAGATGGCCCCGGCCAAGTACGCCAGCCAGATGATGGGCGTCTGGTTCCTCGCGGTCACGGCGGGCGACTCGGTGACGGGTCTGCTCTCCAACCCGGCCGTCGGAGGCGTCGACCTGAGCGGCACCGGCGCGGTCGCGGTGGAGGCGGTGCTCGCCGCCCTGGCGGGTTTCGCGGTGTACATGTACCGCAGGAAGGTCAAGGCGCTGATGGGCGACGTCCACTGA